From one Lycium ferocissimum isolate CSIRO_LF1 chromosome 7, AGI_CSIRO_Lferr_CH_V1, whole genome shotgun sequence genomic stretch:
- the LOC132063631 gene encoding LOW QUALITY PROTEIN: DNA-directed RNA polymerase III subunit RPC7-like (The sequence of the model RefSeq protein was modified relative to this genomic sequence to represent the inferred CDS: inserted 1 base in 1 codon) has translation MDIQRFSDRTSERAKSKPPLAHFIRMDPTYVPAELAKGGRGEKHAAKRVRWNAESDNKKLDLLEKLDQKSKDEGEKKKDGEDEEEEQEXEEEFSDDGDYNQNLYDYDDDEDDYNMNEDNNDEAMY, from the exons ATGGATATACAAAGGTTCTCAGATAGGACCTCGGAGAGGGCCAAGTCAAAGCCACCATTGGCGCACTTCATAAGGATGGATCCTACCTATGTTCCTGCAGAACTAGCTAAAG GTGGAAGAGGGGAGAAACATGCTGCAAAAAGAGTGCGTTGGAATGCAGAGTCAG ACAATAAAAAATTGGATCTTCTTGAGAAGCTTGATCAAAAGTCTAAG GACGAgggtgaaaagaaaaaggatggtgAAGACGAGGAGGAAGAACAAG GAGAAGAAGAATTTAGCGATGATGGAGACTACAATCAG AATCTTTATGATTACGATGACGACGAAGACGACTACAACATGAATGAAGATAATAATG ATGAAGCCATGTATTGA